A segment of the Desulfurobacterium pacificum genome:
ATTCCTTTGAGTGCTAAGCAGTGGGTGATGGCTGCTGTTAGTGTGGTCTTGCCGTGGTCTACGTGCCCTATGGTTCCCACGTTCTTGTGGGGCTTCGTCCTCTCAAATTTCTGCTTCGCCATGGTTTTCCTCCAAAAAAAACAATTATTTATTAGGGTTTGATTTTATTTTTGAACGCTGGAAATTTAACAACAGAAAAAGAGAAATTCAAGAGGTGGTGCCCACGGGCGGAGTTGAACCGCCGACCTCACCCTTACCAAGGGTGCGCTCTAACCTCCTGAGCCACGTGGGCAGTTGCTGCGGAAAATATAAGATAATCTCCAAAAGATTGCAACCGGTCTATAATAATTAAGCTAAAACTGAATTACTGAAATAACAGGGAATTTTGAATATAATTAGTTGTAAGCAAGTAGAAATGCTTTGCAATATTGCAAAAACAATCAAATTAAGCAACAAGCGGGGCTTGACATTCAAGAAAGAAAGCTGCTAAATTATGCAGTGAAATTAAGAACTTTTCTGCAAAAAACTTTTAATGGGGAGGTCCCAAGATGAGAAAAGCACTGAAAGTAGCGACCTTAATGGGTCTTGCAGCTGCTCTCATAGTTCCAGCTGCACCAAGCGCTAAAGCTGCTGACATGGACATGGGCAGCACAAAGGTAACAATCGGCGGACAGTTGAGAGAAAGACTTGAGTGGTACGCAAGCGAAGCTGGAAGTGGAACAGGCGATAGGCTCGCAGGAACCTATAGGGCAAGGATTAAGATTAAAGCTCAACTTTCTGATGGTGTGACTGCTGTATTTGTCCCGCAGTCTGTCGGTATTTGGGGAACAGCAAATAACGGAGAAGATGGTAAATACGGTGTGGGGCTTGACAACGACATGAGCGTAGGAATGCATGAAGCTTACATGCTTCTTGCAAATCCATTTGGAATTAACAATGTAATCGTAAAAATTGGTCGTCAGGAAGTTAACCTTGGTAACCAAAGACTTGTAGGTTCTGTTGGCTGGTCTCAGGCTGGAAGAAGCCTTGATGGTATTTTAGTTGGTTACGTAGCTGGTGACTACGGACTTGCTGGATTCTTCTATGGAAAACTAAATGATAATGGAAAGCAAGATGCATGGTTTAGGCCAGCTGCAGAAGATTTAGATGGAACTGATATTGACCTTTACGTAGCTACATGGCAAGGTAAATTTAAACCATTTGGAATTGGTGGAACTTACGAGTTGACGGATATTTACGTTAACAAGAGAGGAGTTACATTTACTACTGGAGATGCTTCCGACGCTTTGGACTTTAGAAACGTTAATACACTTTATGGTCGTATAACACCAGTATTCAACACTGATTTTGCTAAAGTCAAAGTTAATCTTGAAGGCGCCATTCAAGGTGGAGATGCTGGTGTAGATATTACAGGAAAAGATCGTGATTTCAGCGGTTACTTCTTCAGTGTAGGTGCTGGAGCTGACTTCGCAAATGTTAACTGGACACCAGGCGTATTCGTCGGATATGATTACTACTCTGGTGACAGCGATGACCAAGGCGATATTGATTCCTTCTGGTCCGTCCTCCCAACAGCTCACAAGTGGCTTGGTCATGCAGACATTGTGTGGCTCGGAAATGTTTATAAGTTCAACGGAGCTATAGCATCTCGTTCTCCAGGTGTAAAAGACCTTTATCTTAAACTATCTGCTAAACCTCTTGCTAAAGTAGCTCTTGGACTTGACCTTCACTACTTCAAAACTGCAGAAGATTATGCAGTTGACTCAACTACTAATACCTACGGTGTAAAACCTGCAGGATTCACTGGCAAAACATCCGATGATATTGGTTGGGAAGCCGACTTTAGCGTTAAATATAAATACAGCAAGAACCTCTGCCTCTCCCTCGGATGGGATCACTTTGACCCAGACAGCGACTTTGCAGCTGCTTACATTAACCCTGACCATTCCACGAAGTCTGACGCCGAAGACCACATCTGGGCTCAAGCTGACCTCAAGTTCTAATTCTGACTTAAACAACCAATCAAAGGGGGCTTTTCGCCCCCTTTTTTTATTCCCTCATAACTTGATTCTTTACGACAGCATCGTATAAAATCAGCAAAATTTATTACACTACTATTGCATACTATTTTCATTTCAAAACTTAAAACTCCTCTGGAGGAACTTTATGGACATTAAAAAAGAACTAATGAAACCACGTCCAATTTTTAACCCGGAAGGTAACGATGAC
Coding sequences within it:
- a CDS encoding GTP-binding protein — translated: MAKQKFERTKPHKNVGTIGHVDHGKTTLTAAITHCLALKG
- a CDS encoding alginate export family protein gives rise to the protein MRKALKVATLMGLAAALIVPAAPSAKAADMDMGSTKVTIGGQLRERLEWYASEAGSGTGDRLAGTYRARIKIKAQLSDGVTAVFVPQSVGIWGTANNGEDGKYGVGLDNDMSVGMHEAYMLLANPFGINNVIVKIGRQEVNLGNQRLVGSVGWSQAGRSLDGILVGYVAGDYGLAGFFYGKLNDNGKQDAWFRPAAEDLDGTDIDLYVATWQGKFKPFGIGGTYELTDIYVNKRGVTFTTGDASDALDFRNVNTLYGRITPVFNTDFAKVKVNLEGAIQGGDAGVDITGKDRDFSGYFFSVGAGADFANVNWTPGVFVGYDYYSGDSDDQGDIDSFWSVLPTAHKWLGHADIVWLGNVYKFNGAIASRSPGVKDLYLKLSAKPLAKVALGLDLHYFKTAEDYAVDSTTNTYGVKPAGFTGKTSDDIGWEADFSVKYKYSKNLCLSLGWDHFDPDSDFAAAYINPDHSTKSDAEDHIWAQADLKF